From the genome of Thermosipho japonicus:
AATGTTTGAAAAAGAAATAAATGAGAATAATAACAGAAAAATTACTATTTTTTTCATAAATTTCCACCTCACTAATATTTTATTATGATTTTCAACACACTTCCAATTTTAAATCTTTAAGAATGAAACGCTAAAATGAAATAGATGTAAGATATTCTTCGAAAGCTTTCTTTAAAGTCTCCACGTCATTTATTTTCATGACTTTTGCTCTAAATTGTCTTGAATTTGGTAAATTTTTTGTATACCCTGCTACAAATTTTCTAAACTCCTGGGCGGCTCTCTCTCCTATTTCACTGTAAAGAAGATCTATATGATACAAAATGATCTTTTTAATTTCAGACAATGAAGGGGTTTTATCATTAAATATCCATGGTTTTCCAATACTTGCTCTTGCTATCAATACTCCATCAGCTTTTGAAATTTCCATAGCACGTCTTGCATCAGAAAGTGAATGTATATCTCCGTTAATATAAAGTGGAATGTAACCTTTGTTTTTTATATTCCACGTAGCTTTCCCAGAGTACATTTGTTTTGCCGTTCGACCATGCACTGCGATCATATCGGCTCCAGCATCAACAACTGTGTCATATATTTTTTCAAACTCATCTTTTTCAAATCCTACTCTTACCTTAACTGAAACTTTACAACTAACGGCTGATTTTACTTGCTCAATAATATCTTTTAACCTATTTAGATCTTTTAATAGGGCACTACCAGCACCTTTTTTTACAACTTTTTTTACAGGGCACCCTGCATTTATATCTATCCATGCTCCCATATTTTCAAGCATTGAAGCAGCTTTTGCCATTACAAATGGGTCAGATCCAAAAATTTGGATTGCTACTTTATCTTTCTCCGCAGGTTTTGGAAAATAATACTCGTTTATTTTTAAATTTCTAATTACACTTTCAGCACTTATCATTTCTGTGTATGCAAACTCTGCTCCAAACTCAAAGCAAAGCTTTCTAAAGCTCCAGTTAGTTACTCCGGCCATTGGAGCAAGGCCAATTTTACCTATCACCGTATACCTCCTCGACTAATTCAATAATGCTTTCTGGGACAAAACCGTATATACTTTGTTTACTTTTAACCCTTTCCCTTACAATTGTTGATGAAATTTGAATAAGAGGAAGATCTAGTATATGTATAGAACTTGAAAGTTCTTTTAACACATTATTTGCTCGTTCATATAAAGTTTTGTCTTTGTATCTTGGATATACAAGCATCTTTACTTTTTTTAAAATGTCTTCATATCTATACCATTTTTCAATAGAAAAAAGAGCATCTTCTCCGACTAAAAAGAAGATGCTTTCGTAATATTTTTCGTAATATTCTATAGTGTTAATTGCATAACTTATTCCACCAAGCTTATTTTCAATATCACTTATTTCAACACCTTTTACCTTTTCAAATGCTTTCTTTGTTAAATAAAATCTTGTTTTAAAGTCAACATCAACATGCTTGTGAGGTGGGGTTGAACTTGTTACAACATGCATATCTGCATATTTAAACATTTCTCTTACTAATTGTGCAATTATTATATGCCCATTGTGAGGAGGATTAAATGATCCTCCAAATATTACAAGACTATTCTTTGTATTCAAAAGCTCTTTGGGCAACCCAAACTGTATCCCCATCTTTTATCCCTGCCTCTTTTAATTTACTTTCTAGCCCATTTTTCTCTAGAAGTTCCATAAATTTTCTATAACCATCTTTTTGATTTAAATTCAATCTTTTAGCCCATTCCTCGACATAAGTACCAGTAACAATAAAGTCATTGCCTTCTTTTATAATCTCAATATTGAACCTTTCTGGTAATTCTTTCCAGAGAGGTTTTGGACGTTTAATTTGTTCATTTACAACTTCCGATTGAGTATGGAATTTTTTACTTTCCTTAACTATTTCTGCAAGTTTGTAAACAACTTTTTCTATTCCTTCTCCTGTTATTATACTTGTAGG
Proteins encoded in this window:
- a CDS encoding tRNA-dihydrouridine synthase yields the protein MIGKIGLAPMAGVTNWSFRKLCFEFGAEFAYTEMISAESVIRNLKINEYYFPKPAEKDKVAIQIFGSDPFVMAKAASMLENMGAWIDINAGCPVKKVVKKGAGSALLKDLNRLKDIIEQVKSAVSCKVSVKVRVGFEKDEFEKIYDTVVDAGADMIAVHGRTAKQMYSGKATWNIKNKGYIPLYINGDIHSLSDARRAMEISKADGVLIARASIGKPWIFNDKTPSLSEIKKIILYHIDLLYSEIGERAAQEFRKFVAGYTKNLPNSRQFRAKVMKINDVETLKKAFEEYLTSISF
- the nadD gene encoding nicotinate (nicotinamide) nucleotide adenylyltransferase; amino-acid sequence: MGIQFGLPKELLNTKNSLVIFGGSFNPPHNGHIIIAQLVREMFKYADMHVVTSSTPPHKHVDVDFKTRFYLTKKAFEKVKGVEISDIENKLGGISYAINTIEYYEKYYESIFFLVGEDALFSIEKWYRYEDILKKVKMLVYPRYKDKTLYERANNVLKELSSSIHILDLPLIQISSTIVRERVKSKQSIYGFVPESIIELVEEVYGDR